The following nucleotide sequence is from Aneurinibacillus soli.
TCGAAAGTGCAGAATACTCTAAAAAAATATGTATAATTAACGGCAGGACGAATATAGATATCGTTATGGAACGGCGAAAGGGGCGTATAAACATGATGAAGTATGATGAATATATCGGAAAAATGGTAGAATTAACGTATAGCGATTTGGATGGAGAAACGGTGTGCGCCATAGGCCGCATTCTTTATACACTAAAAGAGCGAGCGTTTGTGTTTGAAACAGTAGACGTGGGAAGACAGATGATCGTATATAATCGCCATGTGCAAGAGTGTAAAGAGATGCCGCTGACACCCCCGAATTTTCCTTCTAGTATCGCGCCGGATTACTTTGCGTAACTGTGCAAACTAGCGAGGAGGAAGCAAACATTGAAGCAATCATTTCAATTGTGGCGGACAGAAGAGCTGAGCATTCGCGGTGACGTATTTGTTGCCAGGGAAGCGGATCGGGCAGGGAGATATCCTGTTATTGTAATCTGCCATGGATTCAAAGGATTCAAAGACTGGGGGATGTTTCCGCGCATTGGTGACTATCTCGCAGCGCATGGATTTGTGGCTATTACCTTTAACTTCTCAGGAAATGGTGTCGGGGATGATCCGGAAACATTCGGTGGGTTGGCGAAGTTTGGTCGTAATACGTATCGGCAGGAGCTCGATGATCTCGCGTTTTTGATCGCCGCGATCAAGGCGGGGGAACTGCCGCTTGCTTCGTATATGGATACTGAGCGCATTGGGCTTATGGGACATAGCAAGGGTGGAGGCGATACCATCCTGTATGCGGCCTCGCATCCAGGACAACTGGCTGCACTTTCCACATGGAATGGAATTTCACATGTAGATGTATTTGGTGCAGACGTACGCCGCCAGATTGCGGAAGGTGGCACAGGTTATATTATGAATGGACGCACGAAGCAGAACATGCCGATTGAAAAAGTTGTACTGGATGATATTGACCAAAATGCGGCAGCTTATGATATTCCGGCACGTGCAGCGGAAATCGCGACTCCTCTTCTAATTGTGCAGGGCCGAGCCGATTTTGCCCGTCTGGTAAAAGGCGCGCCGGTCATTGCGGAGCGAGCACAGAATGCTGTGTTGCACTGGATAGAAGACGCTGGTCACACTTTTAATACGGTTCACCCGTATCAGGGGGATACACCGGAATTGCAGGAAGCACTTGAAGTGACCACGGAGTTCTTTACAAAACATTTGATGTAAATAAAAACGAGTGCGGCTTTTCTCTGCGTGAGAGGGCTCGCACTCGTTTTTTTATTTCTGAATCAGTGGCTTATGGTCGTCTGTCCAAACCCACTCTTCCAAAATTTTATCTGCTCGAACGCCAAGTCCTTCAGCTGCTTCTACAGGCATATAGACGGTGACGATAAAGTAGTGGCCATTGTGTTCGCCAATTAATGCACTACCGCCGTACGCTGTGCCATTTTTGGTGCTGTCGATGTTAAACTCTTTTTTTGTCCAGGTATGGTTTTTTTCAGCTGCTTCTTCGGTTACATCTTTATTTTTCTTGATCCGAGCCACGGCTGCCTGCTCAGAAGAAAGGTCAGCTGGGAATTCGACTTTGATAAACATGTCATCATTGCGCGTACCGGCAAAATTAGCAGTGAATTGAACCCCATCTCCCTTTTTTTCTGCAATCATATCTTGCGGATAGTACGTGTGGAACGGAAGAGGCATACTTGCGTCATATCGTTTCAGTGTTATCGGTTGTGCCGAACCT
It contains:
- a CDS encoding alpha/beta hydrolase family protein, with the translated sequence MKQSFQLWRTEELSIRGDVFVAREADRAGRYPVIVICHGFKGFKDWGMFPRIGDYLAAHGFVAITFNFSGNGVGDDPETFGGLAKFGRNTYRQELDDLAFLIAAIKAGELPLASYMDTERIGLMGHSKGGGDTILYAASHPGQLAALSTWNGISHVDVFGADVRRQIAEGGTGYIMNGRTKQNMPIEKVVLDDIDQNAAAYDIPARAAEIATPLLIVQGRADFARLVKGAPVIAERAQNAVLHWIEDAGHTFNTVHPYQGDTPELQEALEVTTEFFTKHLM